From the genome of Solanum lycopersicum chromosome 12, SLM_r2.1:
GTCTAATACAACCTTCTACCTTAATTTGCAATATCCATGCTTAAgcattttatataattgatgaaatcagtttttttttcttcttagttaTGAAAGACGAATTAGCTTATGTATTttccaataataattttaccTCATGCACTTGTTTATAAGCCAAAAGTGTGCCTAAAATTTGGTAGACAGCTCAAAAATTATGTTGGAAATCAATGGAAAGATATTCTTAAAATGTGTTTTAAaacactttttcatttttagtatttaatataatattatataattattgtttaatattttgttgCTTAGATATATAACGCTTTGAATTAAAGTAGAggtaaaatagtatttcaacttttacttttgtggcttcccacttataataatactagcGGCAATTTTAACGACGATTATAGTTGcctcaaatgcatattttttcctgtgaatattatatgatttagtgGCAATTTCTAATGCCACTAAAATGTACTTTTTGCGGTGCCTGGCGGTTTTAGTTTCAACTTATTCTTTCTTTTAGGGgataatttatatgatttagtgGCGACCACAACTGCCGCTaaaattccttaatttttgtCACTAAAGTGACTTTTTGCGGCAACTTTAATAGCGCTAAAACCTTTAATTTTTGTCGCCGTAAAAGAGACTTTTAGCCaccaaatttataaattttagcgATGACTATACTAAAGCCTTTAAttttttgtcactaaaaatcTTTTTGCAGGGACTAAAAACCGCCGCTAAAACCTTTAATTTTagtcgctaaaagttattttaagcGGCGACAATTTTAGATACCACAAATACAATCTTTTAGCATCAATAGTTTACTGATTTAGTCGTTATTTTAGTTGTCATTAATACAATCTTGTAGCGGTAATTGTCATATGATTTAGTGGCGGTTTTGGTGACATGAATATGAACTTTTAGCGAGGTTTGTTATGTGAATTCTTGGCACATTTTTGTTTCATTAATTCTTTCTTTAGCGGCGACTATAATAAGAATTAGTGGCTTATTTCTTTTGCAACTATACTTACTTTAGCAATGACTCTTATATCAACGTTTAGAAGTGATTTTAGATCAATTATGGCGGTTAAGTTTCCACTAACCCCATCGTTTGGCAACAACTGTTCTATGGTGTAGTGGCAGTTTTAGTTTCCAATAATACCAACGTTTAGTGGAaactcttttatttgtttttgcgTCTTTTTTAGTTTCCACCCACATATACTACCTTTTAGCAATGtagtttatatgtatatatatactagtctCCGGACACATGCAATGCACGTGTGTTCCATGTGAATTTAgaataattagaattttataCAAATCATGTGAAGTAATATTTCGAATGTGCGTCAAGAAACAACAAATGAGAGGCACATCACAATGTTTAAAATCAATTACTCTGAAGCTACCATCAATAAATCAATTCCATTAAAGCAATTATTTGTAATGATATTGATAAACATCTTTCACTACCTTCAGCTTCAGGTCTCTTACATACCAAGAGCCTGTTTTGCTAAACTTTCAAAACctgcatatttttgtttgtgtGCAAACACTCAAATGGTGTTTCTGAAAGCACATGTctgtaaatattttcttgagtATGATAGAATTGTCAAATGCTAAAAAGATAGGTATGTTTTAGTATCAAAACAACATACTACTCCAAGCTATGATCATCGCATATTCATCTATCTTTGGAAATCAATCGAAGTTTCTACTGGGGCGGCTGAAGCCGTAACACCTCTTTTGCCCAGCATTCACAATGCTCCTTTGCCAAGCATTCACAGTGCTCCTGCTTTGTCGACTCAGAGATTTTTCTGCTCAAAGGGCACATGAACGTGAAGACACCCATGAAGGGTGACATCACCGTGGGTCCGAAGCTGATCAATTCTAGCAGGTAAGGTGACCACCTGAAAAACAAAACCATATCAGCCAACTTAGGAGTGTTGTGATCAACAAATAGAAACGTAACAACGATATAGTTTTCAGAACCATTTAAGAAATATCAAGTTTTCTGCATGACAGTTTATCTTTACCTTCTTGAAGGCAGTAATACCCCAAAAATTGTCAAGTTGTTTTGGCTGACCAGTAATGACCAAGCGACCAGCTGGATCAGATTGAACCCGTACCTATGTTTGTTTAGAGCTTTGAGATGGTGTAAAAAGACGAAAACAAAATTTAATGCACTTGATGGAAACAAGTAGCATGATTGGTATTATACCTCCTCCTGTAAAAGCCCAGGCACCAGTGCATAGACCTCAAAGGAATCATTCTGTTTACCTCAAATCATTACAAATCACATGAGagaaataaaaatgcaatttacTTCTGAGAGGAACTTACTGTTTGACGAATATTGATTTTCACCCAATTAGCGGGGGGTCCAACATCAACAACTTGGACATCCAACCTGGTAATTTATCTTTACATCAGAAACGGGAGGAACCAAAAACAGAGAAAGATAGAGAAATACCACTGAAGTTCCTagtactctttttctttttggtataAAAACTGCTGGTATAcaagataatgaagagataaAAACATTAGATAAAGTACGACTTACGGCTGAGATGTTTTGGCTTTCGCAGCTTTCATTGGCTGCCCCTCTTCATTTTGTCTCTCGTGAGAACCTGAATACGACAAGAAGTTCTGCTGCGGTCactattcctttttaataaGAGTATGGATTAAAGTCAAAACTAAAGTTCTCGGACGATGATCCTGATATAGTTAAAATGTTAACTAACAGACACGAAAGGCAAAAGTTTTGGAAGTGCCACACTTTATATTGGGAGAAAACAGCTCAATGAAAGAgatatatgaagtaaagttgaCAAAGAATTGGCGAATAATCTTACCACTAGTTTTTTGGCTCTTCGCACGTTTTGGCGTATTGTAGGAACTCCCATcctataaaatatgaaaaacacCAAAATTACTTGTACATGGCAATAGACAAGATCAAACTTAAGAAAATCAACGCCCAAAGACCTCTACAAGGATTCAGCAGCAGACCTTTACATTTGGCTCAGCAAGAAAGTGTTGCTCCTGCCAGCCTAGCCTACATCGAGCAGCGGAATCTCTTACTGCTCTTCCTGATGCAGAAATTTGGTAACCACTTCCCTGTAGAATTACTTTAAATAgttcatatttgtatatatacacatatactaCAAGTCTACATTAGTTGATTCGACATTTAGATGAAGTAAAGACCATTAGTCGGAAtacttcaataattttaactaCTTAGGGTAATAGGCTAGGCATCCCCATATATCAATTCAAAGGTGTACAACATACACACATACCAACAAAGTAAACACAGTGTTACCTCATTGTCAACAGGAGAAGGAGCAATAGGAAGTTGAAGCTCTCCAATTTGTGTCATATGCCTTTCGTATTGGAGAAGTAACTAACATAGAGAGAAATCATGAGATAATAAAATGTAGAGAAACAAAAAGTAAGAGAGAAAGataacttttaagtcaaaatatgCTAATAACGATCAAGGGAAGAGAACTTCAGGTAATTACCTTCTCATAGAAGCCGCGGAATGTCGAAGAAACATTAGTGCAAGTCCTGAGAAAGAAGATTATAAGAGCCCCCAAAAAAGAATTTAGAGGAAGTCATATAATAGTAGATAGAAAGCATTGGTATTAATTGTCTTATATATTCCAGTAAATTCTTATCTTATTTGAGCATTAAAAGATATGTTACTCATTACAACCCCGTTCTTTATTCTAAGTTACTCATCTAATTGGAGACATCAGACATCGACACTCATTTCATATTGAGCAAATCTAGCATAAGGAAGCATCCCGTCCGTATCTCATAAAGTCTAGACTCCCTATTCAGAAGCATCTGTAGATATTTTCGGCTTCAAATCCCTGCGTGCTTAACTCAAGAACCGATTGCCACCACTCAAATACGTGTATTAGATCCCTGGTCCTCTATTTTTACCGAGACCTAACAGAAAGAAAGATGCAACATGacttgggtatgttgttgtttgttgttaATATGGTGTATGTTTCTTAACCCTTATAGCCTAAGTTGCTCGGAATCGGTGCGGGTGTCCAATACAGGTGTGGATCTAGATGTTGGATCTTTCATGATAAGGTTCGGGGATATGAATCTACGTAGGGATACGGGTGCGGGGATTCgcctaataataattaaaatatctaaaagaaGACTTAGAAAACctaaattatgagatattatgGGAGAATTTGAAAGGAGATTAACTGAAAAGGAGTGATATAGTAATTTCTATATAAAAGGTATTTAGATTTCTGCAATTTCACATTCGCTTTTGTATTGATAACAGACAATCATTAAATTTGTCCACACTTACCCCATCGATTTTGGTTAAAGCACCTAAAATTGGTTGACCAAATTGGACACGGATCACACATTGTACACATGTTGTGTCAACACGTGTGTGGcttcaaaagttaaaagtccgagcaacttagctTATAGCTTGGTGTTGGAatctatattgtaattttttgcaaAAACACTTCATGTTTTCttcgtattttaaattttagtagttttaataCTCTCTCCGCTATAAAAACAATACGTCTTTCCAAAGTTAACAAGTTCAAAGAAAAGAATGCctcattcctttttttttttttggcaattcTTAATTTCAACGTGTCACAAGTAGAGTCCGAGCAACTCAGCTTGTAGCTCGATATTGGAATCTATGTtgttatttttgcaaaaaacaCTTCATGTTTTCTTCGTGTTTTCAATTTTAGTAGTTTAAATACTCTCTCCGCTATAAAAAGAATACCTCCTTCCAAATTTACCAAGTTCAAAGTAAAGAATGtatctttccttttttggcaattCTTAATTTAACAACACACATGACATGTTCAAGACTACAAGATTaaggacattttggtacattatCTAAACTCAAATCAAAAATTCTTATTTGAACAACTTTTTATTGTCATTACTAAACAAAAATAGCTACTCAACCTCGACAATTGCTTATTCATATGCTATTATGAGTTCAAGACATGCTGCTATGGGGAAATCGATGGACACATTGCTCTTAGGAAGCAGTGCTAATGCATCTCGGCTCGAGTCCGAGTGGGCAACATACTATCTTCTAAGAAGGATTAATAGATCTTATAATGAATTCAATTCTCAtccatttaaaattatgtaactAAGGGACTCttctttttaaagttttttaatgatattttcaaCCTTGAGTATACATTAACTCACATTTACTTTTCGATTATTTCAACTTAAATTGTaaaaaagtcccacatcggaaGAGAAGTGGGAAATTGGACTCCTAATGTGGACTTGGACAAACCTCCCCTCACGAGCTAGTTTTTGAAGTTGTGGTAGATTCGGGTATCATATCTTTATATGGTATTAGAGTTAGACTTATCCCAGTTTGTTGTTCATCGATGTTGGCTCTCCATTTATAACGGTTCATGCTCTAGTTGAGGTCTGGGCATACATGGAAATGTTAAGAAATCCCGCATCGGAAGATGGATGAGAAATTGGAATTTTTATATGGAAATGGACAAACCACCCTTCATGAGCTGGGGTTGAGTTGCTTCGCGGTGCCATATATTTACCTAGTTACCCTTCATTTGATAACCTTTTTATTCGATAAAATCGTAAAACTATACGATTCATCAGAAAAAGGTAATAGTTGTTCTTTTCTATATAACAAGATTATGTTACTCGTTGGACTTCTTCGGGACATTTCCTGCTAAGCTATTTATATGGGTCATTGATTTTCCTTTAATGGAGTTTCTCCCAAATTCATATAATTCTCTATTTctaaaaattgttataattttaagTAAATAACTGGACCATGTACCGTTGTGATCCAAGACTACAAGattcaagaaaattatttactttGTTAAACTCTATGTCAAGTCAAAATCAGACAAACATTTGAAACAATGGGAGTAGTTATTAAGATTTAATACAGTTCATGAACAATTGTTCTTCAAACACCTTCTGATATATTGTAACCAAAATATATCGTACTTCAAAATCTTGGCACATCATCAGTAAAATAATGACAGACAACATCTCCCTTACATAGTATATATTGACGAGAAAAGgagaaatatttatatcaagttgcaagaaaaaaaaaagaaatagtcaGGCCCAACTAAATGCTCACTTGGGGGGGTTAAAGGAGTCTCCCACttgcctccatattttttttccagttaCCTACAGAGACAAAGTAGCTTAATAGTAAACCATCAAAAGAACGTGggaataacataaaattaatctCACAGACTCATAGCATATTGTAACAGAAGAAAACACACAACCAAcgcttgattttttttaattatagtatAAACTACGGAGCTACATTgcttatttcttaaaaataaattaagtgcAAAATAAAAGGCTTACCTGATCATAACCACCTAATTTGATGACAGATCTCCATAACCTAGCACGAGAAAAATGACAAGATATAATATGTATCAAGAacaagatgaaaataataaggCTCAATGATAAAAGTATGACACACTTACTTTAGGCAATTAAGCGGATGACCATAGAACCTAGGTTGTTTAAATTCCATCGCCTTCTCCTGGTAAAAGGAGCCTAGTTTTTCTATAAATTCAGCTTGATGCTCAGGGGAGCCTTCATCATCCTCGCCTATCAAAGCAGAAGAATCTGTAACTTTGGTTGTCACTTTCGGAAACTGGTCCGACCTAGCATCATCATCAGCGATAACAATAGCAGCGTTTGTCTTCATCTGAGGATCCTCTGATCTATCAACCACCATCTCTTCTTCACTCTTATCAATTCTGACAACTAGTCACAGGCAACATATCATATGAatcaaattttggcattttaatACTCATCTCCTCAAGAAAAAATACCCAAACgttaaaagaaaggaaaataataaCTTCCAACAAAAACATATATGCATCACTAATTCCACTAGTTACTTTTTATCAGAATTCATTCtataacttcattttaaaattcaagttgttttcacattttttcactttaaatCACTCACAAGAACTCAAAAGCAACTCCAATTATATTCACAACCAAACACAACTCCAATTTTCAATCATCATTATTCACTATCAAAAGTGAATACAATGATTGAAAATCAGAGTTGTGTTTTGTTGTGAACATAAACTGAAGTTGTTTTTGAGTTTTTGCGAGTTATTTggagtgaaaaaaatatatatgttttcaaattctttcaattttcatgGTCAAACTCCCTTATACATTAAATCTAGTAGAAAAATAATGCATTCCTCTACAAAACACACGCAAAAAAAATCTAACCCTAGTTTCGTCAAAACAGAAGTGGGGATAAAAAATCAAAccgaaaaaaataaacttattacCATCCCCATTTGTTAACTCTAAAAAGAATGAAACCTAAAAAAGGAAGCTCCCGCCAATCAATTCACTGAAAAAAAACATCGAAACTTCATACACATCTCAAAAGTGTTCAGTTTTATTGTTttcatctataaaaaaaatacagaaaCATTCAACAGATAAACAAGTAATGACAGTGAGCAAAAAAGACTTACAGGAATCCATCAGATTTAGCAACTGGTAGGACTCTGAGATCAAAATCAAAGGCTGATGAAGCAAAGTAGCTTAACAAAGAAGGAAAGACCTTGAGCTAAACCCTCCAATGACgacttttgttttttaaaatatttttggtacCTAGTAACTAAAGAGTGTGAGTAGGATATGAGTaaattattttgtctttatgtgagattttttgagaaatgactaaAATGGTACTTAATTTACTAGTAATGTTTTGTTTTGGtcttttaaagatattttaggaATAACTTCAATTAGATATAATAAATTAGTAATTAGTGTATAATAAATAGagtcatataattaaaaaaatcattgaaagtATACATTGActttttatatcatataatttgttaaaagtCCTATAAAGTGTATAGAGAGTACTCACTATTTAATATAGTGTGTCTATACATGAAGATATACTCAAAAATTAAATGtagtttaattatatataaaatatacattgactatatatgaagtatacatTGACAAACCAATCTTGATCAACTCGAATTCATCTCTAAATAGTtccaaattttatatatgtaatcCTCTCGATATTTcaaatcttttaatatataatttactcGAAACTATCCACGTTTACAGTACGCCAAATTTCaaagaaagggaaaaacaaCTAAcgcatgaaaagaaaaagaggggggaggggggggacAAAGAAAGAACTTATTAATGATGAAACtagaatgaagaaaaagaacTAAGGGTTTGGccaattttaatgtttttgaaatttcaaagattcataatattgcaaattaatataTGTCTAAGTAAATCAAAAAGGTacacaaaattaccaaaaaaataagttcaaggaggtaataggaccttagtttagtacttaaggtgtgtctctgagaCTTCGATTATAATCTAGGGGGATACATAtacattttccctattttttttctttattttagtggATAACTAGATGAAATATGTATTGTCGATTTCAATTGTTGAAAAACCAAATTTTGTCCAATTGTggcacaattttttttgtattaaatggACCATCAACATGATCTATTTGACTAGTTTTCAGTTTTGTCTCTCATTGACAAGCCCAATAATATAGTAcaagtataattatattttgctaatgaatataaatagtgagaaatatattaattactctctttctattttaatttgtttgttttgttttgactAGTATTGGATAACAAAAAGatgatctttaatttttttgttttaaacatAACATGtgaaaaattagaattaaagaATTGTctacaaattataaaaaaaaatattgtttttaaacCGTCTAAAAAAAGATAAGAGAGAAACAATTATTtggttattgtatttattttgcttCATTTATCAATCTAATCTGTTCACATGACTTGTACAGTCATTTGATATCATGTATAATTAGTTACGTTGGTGATAATTAATAGCTAGAAATGAATCTTTTCGCCAAAAGTTTAGAAATGAACCTAATTCTATGATATTAATATATAGGAGAAACTAtttaattacacaaatatttgtactgtatttattaatttttttttataatttataatattatattttatataattagttaataatttCATACCAGATTTCAAGTGAGATACACCTTTGTAAATGTTTTTTGCTATCAGATTTATTAAAAtagggagagaggcgagcgagaacaTGAGGGAGGCAACCGAAATTTGCTTATGTATTCCATATACATACGAATCACGCTAATGTTTCTAAGTAGTGCAATTCACATGTATTCGAGATACCAAGAGCGGTGAACAAAATTTGTCAATGTATCCTAGATACATACGAATTCACTTGAATATAGTGTATCGCTTAAAACTGATAACCCGATAATAAAAAGAAAGCAAGTTCATTACCAAAACTGTTAAATCAATATACCAATAATACAATATCACAAAAAGACAATTCATTACACGAAACATCCCAGTTTCACATAGAGTTGTACATGCTAACCTACAAAGTGCATTCCTTTCCTTACtagttttctctttctttttttggatttCCACCCGGTCGATGTCCCATTTGAGCTCCGACTACATTTGAACGGCGTACTATAGGCCTCCTATTTTTGGGTAACACTCCCAACATGACTTTCTCCTCAGGACCTTAAATCAGCCATTTGAGCTTTATAGCCATCTTTCTTTGTGAAGCGATAAATAAAATTTCGCAAAAGGACAGCTCAGTACACGAAACATCCCGTATTCAGATAGAATTGTATAGGCTAACCTGCAAAGTGCATTCCTGTTCTTgctaatttttctctttcttttttgggtTTCCTTGGAGCTCCGACTAAATCCTTATGGCATACTGTAGAGCTTATGTTTATTGCAGGGCATATTCTGGGTTATGTTGGGACTTTCTCCGTACtcgtttttctctttctttcgtATTCATTTTAAACAATCTATTACCCATTGATAGAACAATTCTTTCTCCAGACAGCTCCAAAACAGTACACTATTCCTTAATTTTTGTTGAgtttaaaaggtgtgaatgaaaaattaagagttgtgacttctatttaaagttgtgacttttgtgaaaagttgtgaattttatgaaaggtgacaaCCTTTCTGAAAGACTGTGATTTTTCCAAAGGACATTTCCGGCAAGGAACAATAAGAATGTTttcgcactatcctttgttttctaAAAAGTGAaggattttctctcattttaaaaaatatagaatttctGGACTTCTTTTTTCTACTACAACTAAATTTAGtaatctaagtgtactttattgTCGTTGAATGGCCCGCTGACACCAACGCTTTGGGTATCAAtacactggtgattgagatcattctatcctgagaggacatattccaaatcaaacctcggatactacaGAAGGAATAATTTCCTTAGGGGAAAACTGTGCATTCATTGGGCTTGATctcctttttgtttttccaaATTCTTGTATGTGTTACAGATATTAGATTTGTGACttaatttttgttcttcactggttc
Proteins encoded in this window:
- the LOC138340573 gene encoding AT-rich interactive domain-containing protein 5-like, with the translated sequence MDSFVRIDKSEEEMVVDRSEDPQMKTNAAIVIADDDARSDQFPKVTTKVTDSSALIGEDDEGSPEHQAEFIEKLGSFYQEKAMEFKQPRFYGHPLNCLKLWRSVIKLGGYDQVTGKKIWRQVGDSFNPPKTCTNVSSTFRGFYEKLLLQYERHMTQIGELQLPIAPSPVDNEGSGYQISASGRAVRDSAARCRLGWQEQHFLAEPNVKDGSSYNTPKRAKSQKTSGSHERQNEEGQPMKAAKAKTSQPLDVQVVDVGPPANWVKINIRQTNDSFEVYALVPGLLQEEVRVQSDPAGRLVITGQPKQLDNFWGITAFKKVVTLPARIDQLRTHGDVTLHGCLHVHVPFEQKNL